Proteins encoded together in one Lathyrus oleraceus cultivar Zhongwan6 chromosome 5, CAAS_Psat_ZW6_1.0, whole genome shotgun sequence window:
- the LOC127084411 gene encoding uncharacterized protein LOC127084411 — MSTIENDKIIDESTCTETEPKEEKNDTEEEEDLSKLLLPDVQNLPLIPPSAVETNFITYFALDFTKPAHDQYIYRHANGLCVIGLAASHIAFKDEGGITAIDYNVGKSDRSGVKVTGKRKKNAQQFEANTALCKVSTKKDSYIVRCCVKGSLLEVNQQLVTHPELLNVSANREGYIAIMMPRPADWLKIKASLVSLHEYKKMREVSCDINHVVPCNDTSKETS, encoded by the exons ATGTCTACCATAGAAAATGACAAGATCATCGATGAATCAACCTGTACAGAAACAGAACCAAAAGAAGAGAAAAACGATactgaagaagaagaagatttATCGAAGCTTCTCCTCCCCGATGTTCAGAATCTTCCCCTCATTCCTCCTTCTGCCGTTGAAACCAATTTCATCACTTACTTCGCTCTAG ATTTTACTAAACCAGCTCACGATCAATACATTTATCGCCACGCCAATGG GTTGTGTGTAATTGGCTTGGCTGCTTCCCATATTGCTTTTAAGGATGAAGGTGGAATCACAGCCATAGATTACAATGTTGGAAAGTCGGATCGCAGCGGGGTTAAGGTCACCGGAAAGCGGAAGAAG AATGCACAACAGTTTGAAGCCAATACGGCATTGTGTAAAGTTTCTACCAAGAAGGATTCTTATATTGTGAG GTGTTGTGTCAAAGGTTCCCTTTTGGAAGTGAATCAACAATTAGTCACACACCCAGAACTGCTAAATGTTTCG GCTAACAGGGAAGGATACATTGCTATTATGATGCCAAGACCAGCTGATTGGCTTAAGATCAAGGCTTCCCTCGTTAGCCTTCACGAGTACAAGAAAATGAGAGAAGTCAGTTGTGATATAAATCATGTCGTGCCTTGTAATGACACCTCAAAAGAGACATCGTGA
- the LOC127084410 gene encoding UPF0496 protein At1g20180 yields the protein MTKCFSLFRRRTGSGSSKGRDVEDNLSSKSSVNREYLSAFRTKSYVEICNKAQGHGIESTSTSASTSTRSPLSTSCSASSSLIEPRQEIVRNVIKCFKVHHLLVDYFEASLEACLCCDKILQGIRETRFAYGMCANAFMEKGDNENVIYKELVSFVINNSLCLSNNVINFRDIHEKQVFLLDRLNSKRLKLRRRTTIKRLCKKVGGIGLIVSQTALLMALLLFAFHSIIGLAAAPYVMGGFFGLMKKKRFKGVYGKYGSCEKLYEQIDVAAKGVYIMINELDTMSRMVKRLEDEVEHWREVADICVKNYGNGNRRCEILKMVVREFHDCQTNFMDQLEELEEHIYLCFLTINRSRRLLMQKITDKKCSKD from the exons ATGACAAAGTGTTTTTCTCTTTTCCGAAGAAGAACGG GTAGTGGATCGTCGAAAGGACGCGACGTGGAAGATAACTTGAGCAGCAAGTCAAGCGTGAATAGAGAATACCTCAGTGCTTTCAGAACAAAATCTTATGTTGAAATATGTAACAAAGCTCAGGGACATGGAATTGAAAGCACAAGCACAAGTGCAAGCACGAGTACGAGATCGCCACTCTCTACGTCATGTTCCGCGTCTTCTTCTTTGATAGAACCTCGACAAGAAATCGTTAGGAATGTgattaagtgttttaaggtccaTCATCTTCTAGTGGACTATTTCGAAGCTAGCTTAGAAGCGTGTCTTTGTTGCGACAAAATCCTTCAAGGTATCCGTGAAACTCGATTTGCTTATGGAATGTGTGCTAACGCGTTCATGGAGAAAGGCGACAATGAGAATGTTATCTATAAGGAGCTTGTTTCATTTGTTATTAACAACTCTTTGTGTTTGTCTAATAATGTTATTAACTTTCGCGACATTCATGAAAAACAAGTTTTTCTTCTTGATAGACTAAATTCGAAGAGATTGAAACTTAGAAGAAGAACAACAATAAAGAGGTTATGCAAGAAAGTTGGAGGAATTGGTTTAATCGTTTCGCAGACCGCTCTTTTGATGGCTTTGTTATTATTTGCTTTCCATAGCATAATAGGGTTGGCAGCTGCACCTTATGTAATGGGTGGATTCTTTGGtttgatgaagaagaagagattCAAAGGGGTTTATGGAAAGTATGGTTCTTGTGAAAAACTATATGAACAAATTGATGTGGCTGCAAAAGGGGTTTACATAATGATAAATGAATTGGATACTATGAGTAGAATGGTTAAGAGGTTAGAGGATGAAGTGGAACATTGGAGAGAGGTTGCTGATATTTGTGTGAAGAATTATGGTAATGGTAATAGAAGATGTGAAATATTGAAGATGGTTGTGAGGGAATTTCATGATTGCCAAACTAACTTTATGGATCAGTTGGAAGAGCTTGAAGAGCATATCTATTTGTGCTTTCTCACTATTAATAGATCTAGAAGATTGCTTATGCAGAAGATTACTGACAAGAAATGCTCAAAAGATTAA